Proteins co-encoded in one Populus trichocarpa isolate Nisqually-1 chromosome 10, P.trichocarpa_v4.1, whole genome shotgun sequence genomic window:
- the LOC7492398 gene encoding uncharacterized protein At4g28440, with protein MAESKPGLRKPVFTKVEQLRPGTGGHTLTVKVVSAKMVLQKGRADGPQVRQMKIAECLVGDETGLIIFTARNDQVDLMQEGTTVILRNAKIDMFKGSMRLAVDRWGRVEVTEPADFTVKEDNNLSLIEYELVNVVEE; from the exons ATGGCAGAATCAAAACCAGGATTGAGGAAGCCTGTATTCACTAAGGTTGAGCAGCTCCGCCCAGGCACTGGTGGCCATACTCTCACTGTCAAGGTTGTTAGTGCAAAGATGGTATTACAGAAGGGTCGAGCTGATGGTCCTCAAGTACGCCAAATGAAAATTGCTGAATGTTTGGTCGGGGATGAGACTGGATTGATTATCTTCACTGCTAGAAAtgatcaag tGGACTTGATGCAAGAGGGTACTACTGTGATCCTTCGCAATGCGAAAATCGACATGTTTAAAGGATCAATGAGGCTTGCTGTGGACAGGTGGGGCCGTGTTGAAGTCACTGAACCTGCTGATTTCACTGTGAAGGAAGATAACAACCTATCGCTGATTGAATATGAACTTGTAAACGTCGTTGAAGAATGA
- the LOC7460782 gene encoding carbonic anhydrase 2 isoform X3, whose protein sequence is MANESYEDAIAGLSKLLSEKADLGSVAAAKIKQITAELEAASSKGFDPVERIKTGFVQFRTEKYEKNPDLYGALAKGQSPKFMVFACSDSRVCPSHILNFQPGEAFMIRNIANMVPPYDKTKYSGVGAAIEYAVLHLKVENIVVIGHSCCGGIKGLMSIPDDGSTASDFIENWVKICSAAKSTVAKKAGSLTFEEQCHNCEKEAVNVSLGNLLTYPFVRDAVVNDAVSLKGAHYDFVKGTFELWDLDFTISPSISV, encoded by the exons ATGGCAAACGAATCATACGAGGATGCCATTGCAGGACTGAGCAAGCTTCTCAG TGAGAAAGCTGACCTCGGGAGCGTCGCCGCCGCAAAGATCAAGCAGATAACGGCCGAGTTAGAGGCGGCCAGTTCGAAAGGATTCGACCCGGTCGAGCGTATAAAAACCGGGTTTGTCCAATTCAGGACAGAGAAATATGA gaaGAATCCAGACCTGTACGGTGCCCTTGCTAAAGGCCAAAGCCCGAAG TTTATGGTGTTTGCTTGCTCTGATTCTCGGGTCTGCCCTTCCCATATCCTCAATTTCCAACCAGGGGAGGCCTTCATGATCCGAAACATCGCCAACATGGTCCCACCTTATGATAAG ACAAAATATTCAGGTGTGGGGGCAGCCATTGAATACGCAGTGTTGCATTTGAAG GTGGAGAACATTGTAGTCATTGGTCACAGCTGTTGTGGTGGTATAAAGGGGCTCATGTCCATCCCAGATGATGGGTCCACTGCTAG TGACTTCATAGAAAATTGGGTGAAGATCTGCTCAGCAGCCAAGTCCACGGTGGCGAAAAAAGCCGGCAGTTTAACTTTCGAAGAGCAATGCCACAACTGCGAGAAG GAGGCTGTTAATGTGTCGCTGGGGAACCTGCTGACATATCCATTTGTGAGAGACGCCGTGGTGAACGACGCCGTGTCGCTGAAGGGTGCACACTACGACTTTGTCAAGGGAACTTTCGAGCTGTGGGATCTGGATTTCACAATTTCCCCGTCTATTTCTGTCTGA
- the LOC7460782 gene encoding carbonic anhydrase 2 isoform X2 — MVGKFGKCILCCRSQKEEDMANESYEDAIAGLSKLLSEKADLGSVAAAKIKQITAELEAASSKGFDPVERIKTGFVQFRTEKYEKNPDLYGALAKGQSPKFMVFACSDSRVCPSHILNFQPGEAFMIRNIANMVPPYDKTKYSGVGAAIEYAVLHLKVENIVVIGHSCCGGIKGLMSIPDDGSTASDFIENWVKICSAAKSTVAKKAGSLTFEEQCHNCEKEAVNVSLGNLLTYPFVRDAVVNDAVSLKGAHYDFVKGTFELWDLDFTISPSISV, encoded by the exons ATGGTTGGAAAATTTGGAAAGTGCATCCTCTGTTGTAGAAGCCAG AAGGAAGAAGACATGGCAAACGAATCATACGAGGATGCCATTGCAGGACTGAGCAAGCTTCTCAG TGAGAAAGCTGACCTCGGGAGCGTCGCCGCCGCAAAGATCAAGCAGATAACGGCCGAGTTAGAGGCGGCCAGTTCGAAAGGATTCGACCCGGTCGAGCGTATAAAAACCGGGTTTGTCCAATTCAGGACAGAGAAATATGA gaaGAATCCAGACCTGTACGGTGCCCTTGCTAAAGGCCAAAGCCCGAAG TTTATGGTGTTTGCTTGCTCTGATTCTCGGGTCTGCCCTTCCCATATCCTCAATTTCCAACCAGGGGAGGCCTTCATGATCCGAAACATCGCCAACATGGTCCCACCTTATGATAAG ACAAAATATTCAGGTGTGGGGGCAGCCATTGAATACGCAGTGTTGCATTTGAAG GTGGAGAACATTGTAGTCATTGGTCACAGCTGTTGTGGTGGTATAAAGGGGCTCATGTCCATCCCAGATGATGGGTCCACTGCTAG TGACTTCATAGAAAATTGGGTGAAGATCTGCTCAGCAGCCAAGTCCACGGTGGCGAAAAAAGCCGGCAGTTTAACTTTCGAAGAGCAATGCCACAACTGCGAGAAG GAGGCTGTTAATGTGTCGCTGGGGAACCTGCTGACATATCCATTTGTGAGAGACGCCGTGGTGAACGACGCCGTGTCGCTGAAGGGTGCACACTACGACTTTGTCAAGGGAACTTTCGAGCTGTGGGATCTGGATTTCACAATTTCCCCGTCTATTTCTGTCTGA
- the LOC7460782 gene encoding carbonic anhydrase 2 isoform X1, with protein MVGKFGKCILCCRSQVSKEEDMANESYEDAIAGLSKLLSEKADLGSVAAAKIKQITAELEAASSKGFDPVERIKTGFVQFRTEKYEKNPDLYGALAKGQSPKFMVFACSDSRVCPSHILNFQPGEAFMIRNIANMVPPYDKTKYSGVGAAIEYAVLHLKVENIVVIGHSCCGGIKGLMSIPDDGSTASDFIENWVKICSAAKSTVAKKAGSLTFEEQCHNCEKEAVNVSLGNLLTYPFVRDAVVNDAVSLKGAHYDFVKGTFELWDLDFTISPSISV; from the exons ATGGTTGGAAAATTTGGAAAGTGCATCCTCTGTTGTAGAAGCCAGGTGTcg AAGGAAGAAGACATGGCAAACGAATCATACGAGGATGCCATTGCAGGACTGAGCAAGCTTCTCAG TGAGAAAGCTGACCTCGGGAGCGTCGCCGCCGCAAAGATCAAGCAGATAACGGCCGAGTTAGAGGCGGCCAGTTCGAAAGGATTCGACCCGGTCGAGCGTATAAAAACCGGGTTTGTCCAATTCAGGACAGAGAAATATGA gaaGAATCCAGACCTGTACGGTGCCCTTGCTAAAGGCCAAAGCCCGAAG TTTATGGTGTTTGCTTGCTCTGATTCTCGGGTCTGCCCTTCCCATATCCTCAATTTCCAACCAGGGGAGGCCTTCATGATCCGAAACATCGCCAACATGGTCCCACCTTATGATAAG ACAAAATATTCAGGTGTGGGGGCAGCCATTGAATACGCAGTGTTGCATTTGAAG GTGGAGAACATTGTAGTCATTGGTCACAGCTGTTGTGGTGGTATAAAGGGGCTCATGTCCATCCCAGATGATGGGTCCACTGCTAG TGACTTCATAGAAAATTGGGTGAAGATCTGCTCAGCAGCCAAGTCCACGGTGGCGAAAAAAGCCGGCAGTTTAACTTTCGAAGAGCAATGCCACAACTGCGAGAAG GAGGCTGTTAATGTGTCGCTGGGGAACCTGCTGACATATCCATTTGTGAGAGACGCCGTGGTGAACGACGCCGTGTCGCTGAAGGGTGCACACTACGACTTTGTCAAGGGAACTTTCGAGCTGTGGGATCTGGATTTCACAATTTCCCCGTCTATTTCTGTCTGA